The sequence CAGCCACACCCCTCGAGACCGCCCGGTCCGCTCCTCACCCCTGCCGGTCATCGCGGATCCAGAACACGGACAACCCGCCACCTCCATCCCCGCCGGGTGGTCCACAACAGCCCACGCCCTGCGGCGAGCCGGGGAGGCCATAACTCCCCTTCGACCAATTGGCGTTGTCAGTGCCGCGCCGTAGGGTGCCGGGCATGGCCCATTCCTGGACACGCCTGCATGAGCATCTCGGGGCTGCGCCCGGCCCCCTGGACTTCGAAATGGTCGCCAAGGCGGCCGCCGACCGGCTGACGGAGTCCGACGACCTGGACTGGAAGGAACAGCTTCCCCAGCCCCCGCGGGAGGGCCGCTGGAACGAACTGGCCAAGGACGTCGCCGCGATGGCCAACACCCGCGGCGGCTGATCATCTTCGGCGTGCGGGATGCCTCGTGCGAGCTGGTCGGTATCGACCCCGACGAGGTGAACGTCGAGCAGTACGCCCAGTGGGTCCGCAACCACGTCCAGCCCTACCTGCCCGACCTCACCTTCACGGTCCTCACCTCGGTCGACGGCTCCACCAGCGTCCTCGTGGCCGACGTCCCGGCCAGCCCCATGGCACCCCATCTCGTCTACGGCACCGCCGCCCGGGACAAGGACCAGCAGGCCGCCGTCGCCCCCTACCGCGACCGCGACCACACCGCCTGGATGGCCGAGCACCAACTCGAACGCGCCTACCGCGACCGCTTCATCCGCGCTCAGCACGCCGAGGACGAAGCACACTACTTGCTCGCCCACGCCAAGGAGACCGTGGCCGCCCAGCACAGTGAGCCGGCCGCCTACTTCTTCGCCCTGGCCCGCCCCGAGCGCCCGCTGCCGCGCACCGCTCCCCGCCTGACCCGCGAAGAGACCACCGCCGTGGCCCAGGCTGCCCGCCGCCGGGGCCGTGATCCGATGCGGCCCGGCCCCCTGGCCAGCCTGGAGGTCGTCACCGGCAACCCGCGGCCCGGACTGCGCCGCTGGGTCCTCAGCACTCTCCTCCTGCAGGGCGCCCGCGAGGTCCACGCCGAACTGCACCACGACGGGACCGTGCTGCTGGCCGCCAGCGTCTCCTGGAACGCCGTACGCAACCTGGCCGCCGACGACATGCCCGATACGGGCGTCGCGGTGTCCCAGGACTTCATCGGCGCCTGCTGCCGCGACCTGACCACCACCGCCTGGGAACTGGCCCGCCGACTGCGGGTAGACAGTGCGCTGCAGCTGACCGCGAGCCTCGCCACCGTCACCCTTTCTCCCACGACGCCGCCGCCCGCCTTGGTTCCGGTTGTTACCGGATTCGGCGGCTTCACCGACGTTCCCGGCCACGCCCGTCACCCCCGCCGGATCCAGCCCGTCACCGCCACTCTGACTCCGCTCGACGAGGTCGAGGCCCTGCAGGAGACCGCACAGGAGCTGTTCACCGACGTGATGAACCAGTTCGGCCTCGACCCGCAGCTCTAACGCCCCCGTACGCCCGTCCCACGCCGAGCACGGTGACGTCCACGCCCCGCACCGCGCGGCGCTCCCAGCCCGGGGCATTTCGCACATCGTCCCGGCACTGGGATCCGGCAGGCCGGCCGTCGCGCCGTGACTCCGGCACGACGACCGTCGTTGTCCCGGCTGGTGCCGCCCCTTCGCGCTGTGACGGTGCCCGGCCGAGTGCCGCGTCAGCCCACGACTGACGCGGACAGGTAGGCCCTAGACGCGCCGCGTCACTCACAGCGCCCCGCCCGTGTGGCCACGCCACCCAGCAGGCGCCGGATCGTGGGACCGGCCGTAAGGGACGGCACGGCCATGACCTCCACCCACCCGCGCAAGCGACCGCAGCGGCGCAGCGAGATCCCCCACGGCCCGCAGCAGGACACCGGCCTGCAGCAGATCCGGGACACCCTGCCGCCCGCACCCGCCCCCTGCACGGTCAAGCCCGCCCCGCGCTCGGTGGGCGACGAGGTGCCCCCGGAGCTGCTGGCGCTGGTGACCCACCACTGCCGCCGCATCAACGCCTACCTCGCCCGCGCCCAGCACCTGCAGACCCTGCACGGCGACAGCATGAAGCAGTGGCAGCGCCTGGTCCTGTACGCCCTGACCGACGCTCTCGCCCACAACCACCTCCTGGTCGGCACCCTCGCCGCCTACCTCCAGCGCCGAGACCTCGACCCGGACCTGCTGCGCCGCTACCTGCAGTCCCCCGACCCCGACCGCTACATCACCGTTGAGGCCGTCCAGCACCTCGACGGCCTCACCGGCGCCGTGCCCGAGGAAGCGGCCGAGGAAGCGGCCGAGCCGGTCTGGACGACCGTCGGTCGGCACATCGCCCGCGACGGCCGCTGACACACAAGGCCCCGCGCCTCGCGTTCCGTGCCTGGCGTACGCCGTCGGCCGGACGGTCAGGCGGCGCGAGGTACGGGTGCTGGCGGCGGTGGTGGTTCGGGGCTGCGGGCATGCAGGGCAGCCCCGGGCGGGTATCGACGCTGGAGGAGCCTTGCGGCGCCGTCGGGGAAGCGCGTGAGGAGCTCGTCTTCGTCGGCGCAGAGCCAGCCGGAGAAGGAGACGGCATCGACGCCCCCGGGTAGGGCGGCGCCGTTGCGCCGGACGCGTTCAGCGACGACGTAAGCGACGCCGATGGCGAGGGCGGTCTCGACGTCGCCGGCGGACAGGGAGTCGAGCAGGTTCCTGAACCGGGGGCTGATCTTGTCGGTGTAATGGGACAGCCGCGGTGGGGGCGCAGGGGTCACACGCACGCCCCGGACGGCGCAGAAGCGGCTGTAGGCCTCGGCGTACAGCCGCTGCTCGGCCGGGCTGACGCCGCAGGCAGTCAGAAACGTCACGAGTTGCTCGAGGCTGGCGGGCAGGCCCTTGCGGTGCACGATCCGCCAGGCGGTGGTGGGCGGCAGCGGCGGCCGGTGGGGGACTCTGCGGCTGAGTTCCCGCAGGGAGGGGGCGCCGGCTCGCTCGTACGCCGCG comes from Streptomyces sp. SCL15-4 and encodes:
- a CDS encoding helix-turn-helix transcriptional regulator, translated to MTRSDPASTPDGPFPALAEHLVRLRRAARLTQRALAEAASISRGTVQRAESGSAAPSPTVLDAYLRACRASAPDQTRARLLRDRGRTGLRGRLPSLNAPKPALIHTEDDLGAALAAAYERAGAPSLRELSRRVPHRPPLPPTTAWRIVHRKGLPASLEQLVTFLTACGVSPAEQRLYAEAYSRFCAVRGVRVTPAPPPRLSHYTDKISPRFRNLLDSLSAGDVETALAIGVAYVVAERVRRNGAALPGGVDAVSFSGWLCADEDELLTRFPDGAARLLQRRYPPGAALHARSPEPPPPPAPVPRAA